One window from the genome of Methanobacterium sp. encodes:
- a CDS encoding radical SAM protein: MWRIDRPDPLNITGSNLVAKELSTYLEIMLNTRLSRSKVAKMMEVDKNEDLWVAHENIREKFNEKYNKLVLKDLKKPDFSYLDLKVKIAEKIFENCYFCEIRCYINRNVDIGVCNVSKPKIASEFMHMGEEAPLVPSHTIFFAGCNFECIYCQNWDISQSANKGMEIEEGKLAKIIDLRRKEGSRNVNFVGGDPTPNLLYILKTMNLSKENVPVVWNSNFYMSKDTMKLLDGFADLYLSDFKYGPSDCAQRLSGVPDYWNIVTRNHKMAKESGDMIIRHLVLPNHVECCSKPILKWIKDNLGENTVVNIMGQYRPVYRAAECKEIAKYPDPEEIKEARNYAKGIGLINLI, encoded by the coding sequence ATGTGGAGAATAGATCGTCCAGATCCCCTGAATATCACTGGAAGTAATCTGGTAGCAAAAGAACTTTCAACTTATTTAGAAATCATGTTAAATACCAGACTTTCAAGGTCAAAAGTCGCCAAGATGATGGAAGTAGATAAAAATGAAGATCTATGGGTAGCTCATGAGAATATAAGGGAAAAATTCAATGAAAAGTATAACAAATTAGTTTTAAAAGACCTTAAAAAGCCTGATTTTTCATATCTTGATTTAAAAGTTAAAATTGCTGAAAAAATCTTTGAAAACTGCTATTTTTGTGAAATAAGATGTTATATTAACAGAAACGTTGACATAGGAGTATGTAATGTTTCAAAACCAAAAATAGCGTCTGAGTTCATGCATATGGGAGAAGAAGCCCCACTTGTTCCCAGCCATACCATATTCTTTGCCGGGTGCAACTTTGAATGTATCTACTGCCAGAACTGGGATATCAGCCAGTCTGCCAATAAAGGGATGGAAATTGAAGAAGGAAAACTGGCAAAAATAATTGATTTAAGACGGAAGGAAGGTTCAAGGAATGTAAACTTTGTTGGGGGCGATCCAACACCTAATTTATTATATATTCTAAAAACAATGAATCTAAGCAAAGAAAACGTCCCTGTAGTCTGGAACAGCAATTTTTATATGAGCAAAGATACTATGAAACTTCTTGATGGCTTTGCTGACCTCTATTTAAGCGATTTCAAATATGGACCATCTGATTGCGCACAAAGGCTTTCAGGGGTTCCTGATTACTGGAACATTGTGACAAGAAATCATAAAATGGCAAAAGAATCTGGAGATATGATTATAAGGCATCTTGTACTTCCAAATCACGTAGAATGCTGCTCAAAGCCTATTTTAAAGTGGATAAAGGATAATTTGGGGGAGAATACAGTTGTAAATATTATGGGCCAGTACAGGCCTGTTTACAGGGCAGCAGAATGCAAAGAGATCGCTAAATATCCTGATCCTGAAGAAATTAAAGAAGCAAGAAATTATGCAAAAGGAATAGGTTTAATAAATTTAATCTGA
- a CDS encoding pseudomurein-binding repeat-containing protein, with amino-acid sequence MGIGGGIITRKLLFAVLLISSLSLSGIAGVSAVDDGTTQTQTDYNSTVEKKANIEIDNVYNVNKSAKTQNSADKEVKTVNNKCTSTASIKTNQTKQNINFTSSECSNSQNSASTETNTQNAVSNADSNNQNSVNTSPNTVNDANSTQKQEAAAGEVKTASADQTVTSTSFTVDQIKDAAARVKSYIETNHRLPNYVTIGTTQVQMPDFLKLLTAGLLQVNSGATTPITLKNVNTPTEPTESIKSGSITKASYLDLAKRVNSFIDANGVLPNYATSTLGKLNYNSMIYMFSKILNFQKTNNRLPSYVTVAPWSTISQSTASTVVPAELQKYLSATANCQVTNAQIKALAAKITSGKTTTYAKAV; translated from the coding sequence TTGGGAATCGGAGGCGGTATAATTACGAGGAAATTGCTTTTTGCAGTCCTATTAATATCCAGTCTATCTCTGTCTGGTATAGCTGGCGTAAGCGCAGTAGATGATGGGACTACACAAACACAGACTGATTATAATAGTACTGTGGAAAAAAAAGCCAATATAGAAATAGATAATGTATATAATGTAAATAAATCGGCTAAAACGCAAAATTCAGCCGATAAAGAAGTAAAAACAGTAAACAATAAATGTACTTCTACAGCAAGTATCAAAACTAATCAAACTAAACAGAATATAAATTTTACATCAAGTGAATGTTCAAACAGCCAAAATTCGGCAAGTACAGAAACAAATACACAAAATGCAGTTTCAAATGCAGATAGTAACAATCAAAATTCAGTGAATACATCTCCAAATACAGTAAACGATGCTAACAGTACTCAAAAACAAGAAGCTGCTGCTGGAGAAGTAAAAACTGCAAGTGCTGATCAAACAGTGACTTCAACCAGTTTTACTGTTGATCAGATTAAAGACGCTGCAGCCAGAGTTAAATCATACATTGAAACCAATCACAGACTTCCAAATTATGTGACTATTGGTACAACTCAGGTACAAATGCCTGATTTCTTGAAGCTACTTACTGCAGGATTACTACAGGTAAACAGCGGAGCAACAACTCCAATAACACTCAAAAACGTAAATACCCCAACAGAACCAACAGAAAGCATTAAAAGTGGGAGTATAACTAAAGCAAGTTATCTTGATCTTGCTAAAAGAGTTAATTCCTTCATCGATGCAAATGGTGTTTTACCAAACTACGCAACCAGTACTCTTGGTAAATTAAATTATAACTCTATGATTTACATGTTTTCCAAGATACTGAACTTCCAGAAAACAAACAATCGATTACCAAGCTATGTAACAGTGGCTCCATGGAGCACAATTTCTCAAAGTACTGCGAGCACTGTAGTGCCAGCAGAGTTACAGAAATACCTCTCAGCAACTGCAAACTGTCAGGTAACCAATGCACAAATTAAGGCACTGGCAGCAAAAATAACAAGCGGTAAAACTACCACATATGCGAAAGCAGTGG